A portion of the Gossypium arboreum isolate Shixiya-1 chromosome 8, ASM2569848v2, whole genome shotgun sequence genome contains these proteins:
- the LOC128279360 gene encoding protein RAFTIN 1A-like, whose protein sequence is MTLSSLFAEELPPKLGYFGSHGTVLEEVYWKSVFPNNPMPKALKDILPPSDLCYLNISGQPETAKVSKSNHGKRFELSGSEGDEEDKYNDLWGSKLSGSEGEESGEDAYVDDWRSKLSGGQEAYADDWSSKLSGSEGEESGEDAYADDWKSKLSGGQEAYADDWSSKLSGSEGEESGEDAYADDWRSKLSGGQEAYADDWSSKLSGSEGEESGEDAYVDDWSSKLSRNHGNGEDAYFDNWRSKLRGNHGNGEDAYFDDWRSKLSGSQGNSEDEYFDTWRSKPSSNNGNEEFDDWDHDFSARHGNGEEALKESKGKMVSSIHETIYFFPRDLRTGKLVNLPSLIAASDRTPFLPDRVAKSIPFSSSKFPEILNHFSLKPQTREAEIMKRTIRVCEREAINGEQMFCVRSLESFIDLSIATLGKEIQLLSNQLSKETNNPLFTIARGMQDMGENELICHKERYPRAVFFCHSINKTTLYKVPLLGRDGTKANALAVCHKDTSAWSPKHIAFQILKVKPGTVPICHFLAKDTLAWVSN, encoded by the exons ATGACTTTATCAAGTCTATTTGCGGAGGAGCTACCACCAAAACTTGGATATTTTG GGAGCCATGGTACTGTGCTTGAGGAAGTTTATTGGAAATCAGTGTTTCCAAACAATCCAATGCCAAAGGCATTGAAAGATATTTTACCACCATCTGATTT ATGTTACTTGAACATTTCAGGCCAACCTGAAACTGCAAAAGTTTCTaaaagcaatcatggaaaaagaTTTGAGCTTAGTGGTAGTGAAGGAGATGAAGAAGATAAATATAATGATTTATGGGGGTCTAAGCTTAGTGGTAGTGAAGGTGAAGAAAGTGGTGAAGATGCATATGTTGATGATTGGAGGTCTAAGCTTAGTGGTGGTCAAGAGGCATATGCTGATGATTGGAGCTCTAAGCTTAGTGGTAGTGAAGGTGAAGAAAGTGGTGAAGATGCATATGCTGATGATTGGAAGTCCAAGCTTAGTGGTGGTCAAGAGGCTTATGCTGATGATTGGAGCTCTAAGCTTAGTGGTAGTGAAGGTGAAGAAAGTGGTGAAGATGCATATGCTGATGATTGGAGGTCTAAGCTTAGTGGTGGTCAAGAGGCATATGCTGACGATTGGAGCTCTAAGCTTAGTGGTAGTGAAGGTGAAGAAAGTGGTGAAGATGCATATGTTGATGATTGGAGCTCTAAGCTTAGTCGCAACCATGGAAATGGTGAAGATGCATATTTTGATAATTGGAGGTCTAAGCTTAGAGGCAACCATGGAAATGGTGAAGATGCATATTTTGATGATTGGAGGTCTAAACTTAGTGGCAGCCAGGGAAATAGTGAAGATGAATATTTTGATACTTGGAGATCTAAGCCCAGTTCCAATAATGGAAACGAAGAATTTGACGATTGGGACCATGATTTTAGTGCCCGTCATGGAAATGGAGAAGAAGCACTCAAAGAATCCAAAG GGAAAATGGTTTCTTCAATCCATGAAACTATCTACTTCTTTCCAAGGGATCTACGCACTGGTAAGCTGGTGAATTTACCAAGTCTCATAGCAGCAAGTGATAGAACTCCATTTTTGCCTGACCGAGTTGCCAAGTCAATACCCTTTTCAAGTTCCAAATTTCCTGAAATTTTGAACCATTTCTCGTTAAAACCTCAAACAAGGGAAGCCGAAATCATGAAAAGAACAATTAGAGTTTGCGAAAGAGAAGCCATTAATGGAGAACAAATGTTTTGTGTCAGATCACTAGAGTCCTTCATAGATTTAAGTATTGCAACGCTTGGGAAAGAAATCCAGCTTCTATCAAACCAGCTTTCCAAAGAAACAAACAACCCATTGTTTACAATTGCTAGGGGAATGCAAGACATGGGTGAAAACGAGCTTATCTGCCATAAGGAAAGGTATCCACGTGCTGTATTTTTCTGTCATTCCATCAACAAAACAACATTGTATAAGGTTCCATTGCTGGGAAGAGATGGGACAAAAGCTAATGCTTTGGCAGTTTGTCACAAAGATACATCGGCTTGGAGCCCAAAACATATAGCATTTCAGATTCTCAAAGTGAAGCCTGGAACTGTCCCCATTTGCCATTTCCTTGCTAAAGATACCCTTGCCTGGGTCTCCAACTGA
- the LOC108468588 gene encoding BURP domain-containing protein 13-like — translation MEEVYWKSVFPNNPMPKALKDILPSSDPSKDFNGPTNSRGTPVNNDKYVTDDVFKGESEIAKVSKSNHAKEVDEGNGDWRSKLSGGQEAYADDWSSKLSGSEGEENGEDAYVNDWRSTLSSNHGNGEDAYFDDWRSKLSGNHGNGEDAYLDDWRSKLSSNHGKEEFDDWSHDFSGSQGNSEDEYFDTWRSKPSSNNGNEEFDDRDHDFSARHGNGEEALTEPKGKMVSSIHETIFFFQKDLRTGKLVNLPSLIAASDRTPFLPDRVAKSIPFSSSKFPEIFNHFSLKPQTREAEIMKRTIRVCEREAVNGEQMFCVRSLESFIGLSIATLGKEIQLLSNHLSKETNNPLFTIARGMQDMGENELVCHKERYPRAVFLCHSINKTTVYKVPLVGRDGTKANALAVCHKDTSAWSPKHISFQILKVKPGTVPICHFLAKDTLAWVSN, via the exons ATGGAAGAAGTTTATTGGAAATCAGTGTTCCCAAACAATCCGATGCCAAAGGCTTTGAAGGATATCTTACCATCATCTG ATCCATCTAAAGACTTCAATGGTCCAACTAATTCACGAGGAACTCCTGTAAATAATGATAAGTATGTTACTGATGACGTTTTTAAAG GCGAATCTGAAATTGCTAAAGTTTCTAAAAGCAATCATGCAAAAGAAGTAGATGAAGGAAACGGTGATTGGAGGTCTAAGCTTAGTGGTGGTCAAGAGGCATATGCTGATGATTGGAGCTCTAAGCTTAGTGGTAGTGAAGGTGAAGAAAATGGTGAAGATGCATATGTTAATGATTGGAGGTCTACGCTTAGTAGCAACCATGGAAATGGTGAAGATGCATATTTTGATGATTGGAGGTCTAAGCTTAGTGGCAACCATGGAAATGGTGAAGATGCATATTTGGATGATTGGAGGTCTAAGCTTAGTAGCAACCATGGAAAGGAGGAATTTGATGATTGGAGCCATGATTTTAGTGGCAGCCAGGGAAATAGTGAAGATGAATATTTTGATACTTGGAGATCTAAGCCCAGTTCCAACAATGGAAACGAAGAATTTGACGATCGGGACCATGATTTTAGTGCCCGTCATGGAAATGGAGAAGAAGCACTCACAGAACCCAAAG GGAAAATGGTTTCTTCAATCCATGAAACTATCTTCTTCTTCCAAAAGGATCTACGCACAGGTAAGCTGGTGAATTTACCAAGTCTCATAGCAGCAAGTGATAGAACTCCATTTTTGCCTGACCGAGTTGCCAAGTCAATACCCTTCTCAAGTTCCAAATTTCCTGAAATTTTTAACCATTTCTCGTTAAAACCTCAAACAAGGGAAGCTGAAATCATGAAAAGAACAATTAGAGTTTGCGAAAGAGAAGCCGTTAATGGAGAACAAATGTTTTGTGTCAGATCGCTAGAGTCCTTCATAGGTTTAAGTATTGCAACGCTTGGGAAAGAAATCCAGCTTCTATCAAACCATCTTTCCAAAGAAACAAACAACCCATTGTTTACAATTGCTAGGGGAATGCAAGACATGGGTGAAAACGAGCTTGTCTGCCATAAGGAAAGGTATCCACGTGCTGTATTTTTGTGTCATTCCATCAACAAAACAACAGTGTATAAGGTTCCATTGGTGGGAAGAGATGGGACAAAAGCTAATGCTTTGGCAGTTTGTCACAAAGATACATCGGCTTGGagcccaaaacatatatcatttcaGATTCTCAAAGTGAAGCCTGGAACTGTCCCCATTTGCCATTTCCTTGCTAAAGATACCCTCGCCTGGGTCTCCAACTGA